A window from Bombus pascuorum chromosome 12, iyBomPasc1.1, whole genome shotgun sequence encodes these proteins:
- the LOC132912931 gene encoding DNA repair protein RAD52 homolog — protein MINAVNYPSCIKIPSTNSKQNMTNTLPQQLDLVKALALNNDLILLANQIFGEGKWSHNITSQTIDFIETFMGKYVCGCVTLLKVQLKDGTFHEDMGYCYTEGAMKGLTIHCARIGSLTDAFKRVLSCFGKEMNTEIQNLPKKLSNSHMVADSLFNETENKTSEIRMPEPCAQSTPFLSNKNDKEKQKTEDVLKSKCPNVAMEQVSVGQTVASSVAQPEQCIKISSEMKSHVQPGVPGNQKEQNNIEIGDSKPASEEELLRRMERKRKQMEKQAEYKRLMKEREQQKTNQHKKSNARY, from the exons atGATTAACGCGGTTAATTATCCGtcttgtataaaaatt CCATCTACAAATTCAAAACAGAATATGACAAATACATTACCACAACAATTAGATTTAGTGAAAGCACTAGCTCTTAATAATGATTTGATATTGTTAGCAAATCAAATATTTGGTGAAGGAAAATGGAGTCATAATATTACTAGCCAAACAATAG attttattgAAACTTTCATGGGTAAATATGTCTGTGGATGTGTGACGCTTCTCAAGGTCCAATTAAAAGATGGAACATTTCACGAGGACATGGGATATTGTTACACAGAAGGAGCTATGAAAGGCTTAACGATACATTGTGCAAGAATT gGTTCTCTTACAGATGCCTTTAAAAGGGTATTGTCGTGTTTTGGTAAAGAGATGAATACTGAGATACAAAATCTACCGAAAAAGTTATCAAATTCGCATATGGTTGCTGATAGTTTATTTaacgaaacagaaaataaaacttCAGAAATTAGAATGCCAGAGCCATGTGCTCAATCGACTCCGTTTctaagtaataaaaatgataaagaaaaacaaaaaacag aggatgtattaaaatcaaaatgcCCAAATGTCGCGATGGAGCAAGTGTCTGTGGGACAAACAGTAGCAAGTTCTGTTGCACAGCCGGAGCAGTGTATCAAAATTTCGAGCGAGATGAAAAGTCACGTACAGCCTGGTGTTCCGGGTAATCAGAAAGagcaaaataatattgaaataggAGATTCGAAACCAG catCTGAAGAAGAACTTTTACGAAGAATggaacgaaaacggaaacaaatgGAGAAACAAGCAGAGTATAAGAGATTAATGAAGGAAAGAGAACAACAGAAGACTAATCAACATAAAAAAAGCAATGCAAGATACTAG
- the LOC132912902 gene encoding very low-density lipoprotein receptor-like isoform X9, whose amino-acid sequence MGRSCRLLVLSPLYLLTIFGFLAAADAFSTDNDTCRSDEFTCANKRCIQRTWVCDSDDDCGDGSDEQDCKPATCGPSEFACSKNYCITSRWKCDGDFDCPDKIDEVGCQYLNGERPSHCNKDEDFDCDDDFTCIHKSWVCDGERDCPNGADELPKRCHNVTCRPDQFQCGDHRNCISGHLYCNGKTECVDGSDEKNCTGKTTVCDPSTQFECSEGSCIPLSSVCNKNRDCIGWEDENEELCGVNECSKNNGGCSQICIDLPIGFRCDCNAGYRLIDNRTCDDIDECLEPGSCSQFCLNEKGSFKCSCAPGYLKDPRNHTRCKAAEGHASLLFTRRHDIRKAALDRLETTSIVKDTKMAAALDFVFRTGMIFWSDSSEKKIYKAPIDEGNERTVVIDDGLTTSDGLAVDWIYSHIYWTDSKKSTIELANFEGNMRKTLIRDRVQEPRAIALNPLEGWMFWTDWSDEARIEKAGMDGSHRTVIVDNDVQWPNGLTLDLIGKKIYWVDAKLNIIGSCNYDGSGVRTVLYSPESLRHPFSITTFEDYVYWTDWDKEAIFKANKFTGQSVEAVTSLRTLKYPMVVHVYHPYRQPDGMNQCQAVNGHCSHLCLPAPRINSKSPLLSCACPDGLRLLPDGLMCVEKVSTTVAPTTQEISKPFKRLEPLNVTTAVHPTHSTDGDGKGGLASESTDPGLVAGIVIGVASLGLLLLALVAVLCYRHYLHRNVTSMNFDNPVYRKTTEDQFSLEKNRFPLPTATVGEEAQEPLTSPGTNDYV is encoded by the exons ACGACACCTGTCGATCTGACGAGTTTACGTGCGCAAACAAGCGATGTATCCAGAGAACGTGGGTATGCGACAGCGACGACGATTGCGGAGACGGCAGCGACGAGCAAGATTGCAAACCGGCCACCTGTGGTCCGTCAGAATTCGCCTGCTCCAAGAATTATTGCATAACGTCTCGATGGAAATGCGACGGTGATTTCGATTGTCCGGATAAAATCGACGAAGTTGGATGTCAG TATTTGAACGGCGAACGACCAAGCCATTGCAACAAGGACGAAGACTTCGACTGCGACGACGATTTCACGTGCATACACAAAAGCTGGGTGTGCGACGGTGAAAGAGACTGCCCCAACGGGGCCGACGAGTTGCCAAAACGGTGTCACAACGTTACATGCAGGCCGGATCAATTCCAATGCGGGGATCATCGTAATTGTATATCAG gcCACTTGTATTGCAACGGTAAAACGGAATGCGTAGATGGCAGCGACGAGAAAAATTGCACGGGCAAAACCACCGTTTGTGATCCGTCGACGCAATTCGAATGTAGCGAGGGCTCGTGTATCCCTCTTTCCAGCGTGTGCAACAAAAACCGTGATTGTATCGGTTGGGAGGACGAGAACGAAGAACTTTGTGGCGTGAACGAGTGTTCCAAGAACAACGGTGGATGTTCGCAAATTTGCATCGATCTGCCGATCGGCTTCCGGTGTGATTGTAACGCAGGATACAGGCTCATCGACAATAGGACTTGCGATG ATATAGACGAATGCTTGGAACCGGGCAGCTGTTCTCAGTTCTGTTTGAACGAAAAGGGCAGTTTCAAGTGCAGCTGTGCCCCGGGTTACCTTAAAGATCCCAGAAACCATACTCGTTGCAAGGCGGCAGAAGGTCACGCCAGTCTGCTCTTTACCAGAAGGCACGATATAAGAAAAGCGGCACTGGATCGTTTGGAGACGACGAGTATAGTGAAAGACACGAAAATGGCCGCGGCCTTGGATTTCGTCTTTCGCACCGGTATGATCTTCTGGAGCGACAGCAGCGAAAAGAAGATCTATAA AGCTCCGATAGACGAAGGCAACGAGCGTACGGTCGTAATCGACGATGGTTTAACGACGTCGGATGGACTTGCCGTTGACTGGATATACAGCCATATTTATTGGACCGATTCTAAGAAGAGTACCATAGAGCTGGCTAATTTCGAGGGTAATATGAGGAAGACGTTGATTCGAGATCGGGTACAAGAACCTAGAGCGATAGCTTTGAATCCACTGGAGGGATGGATGTTTTGGACCGATTGGAGCGACGAAGCCCGCATAGAGAAAGCGGGCATGGATGGATCTCATCGAACG GTGATAGTCGACAATGACGTACAGTGGCCAAATGGGTTGACTCTGGACTTAATTGGCAAGAAAATATACTGGGTAGACGCaaagttaaatataattgGATCGTGTAATTACGATGGTTCAGGTGTACGAACGGTTCTCTATTCTCCGGAATCATTGAGGCATCCCTTCAGTATCACGACGTTCGAAGACTACGTTTATTGGACCGACTGGGATAAGGAGGCGATATTTAAAGCAAATAAATTTACCGGTCAATCGGTCGAAGCTGTTACGTCTCTTCGAACTCTGAAATATCCAATGGTCGTTCACGTATATCATCCGTACAGACAACCAGACGGAATGAATCAATGTCAGGCTGTGAATGGTCATTGCAGTCATTTGTGTTTACCAGCGCCaagaattaattcgaaatcgCCTCTTCTTAGTTGCGCTTGTCCGGACGGCCTAAGATTGTTACCTGACGGTTTGATGTGCGTGGAGAAAG TAAGTACAACTGTAGCACCTACAACGCAAGAAATTAGTAAACCATTCAAGAGACTCGAACCTCTCAACGTAACCACGGCTGTCC ATCCAACGCATTCGACAGACGGAGATGGCAAAGGTGGTCTAGCGTCTGAATCCACAGACCCTGGTTTAGTCGCTGGGATAGTGATAGGCGTGGCGTCCTTAGGGCTGTTACTCCTCGCATTAGTAGCAGTATTATGCTATAGGCATTACCTTCATCGTAATGTAACGAGTATGAACTTTGATAATCCTGTGTATAGGAAAACCACGGAAGATCAATTTAGTCTTGAAAAGAATAGGTTTCCACTCCCCACTGCTACGGTTGGAGAAGAG GCTCAGGAACCTTTAACGAGTCCTGGAACTAATGATTACGTTTAA
- the LOC132912902 gene encoding very low-density lipoprotein receptor-like isoform X8, with product MGRSCRLLVLSPLYLLTIFGFLAAADAFSTDSPHKCTDSEFKCANTKCIPGTWHCDGEDDCHDGSDEDPTVCNDTCRSDEFTCANKRCIQRTWVCDSDDDCGDGSDEQDCKPATCGPSEFACSKNYCITSRWKCDGDFDCPDKIDEVGCQYLNGERPSHCNKDEDFDCDDDFTCIHKSWVCDGERDCPNGADELPKRCHNVTCRPDQFQCGDHRNCISGHLYCNGKTECVDGSDEKNCTGKTTVCDPSTQFECSEGSCIPLSSVCNKNRDCIGWEDENEELCGVNECSKNNGGCSQICIDLPIGFRCDCNAGYRLIDNRTCDDIDECLEPGSCSQFCLNEKGSFKCSCAPGYLKDPRNHTRCKAAEGHASLLFTRRHDIRKAALDRLETTSIVKDTKMAAALDFVFRTGMIFWSDSSEKKIYKAPIDEGNERTVVIDDGLTTSDGLAVDWIYSHIYWTDSKKSTIELANFEGNMRKTLIRDRVQEPRAIALNPLEGWMFWTDWSDEARIEKAGMDGSHRTVIVDNDVQWPNGLTLDLIGKKIYWVDAKLNIIGSCNYDGSGVRTVLYSPESLRHPFSITTFEDYVYWTDWDKEAIFKANKFTGQSVEAVTSLRTLKYPMVVHVYHPYRQPDGMNQCQAVNGHCSHLCLPAPRINSKSPLLSCACPDGLRLLPDGLMCVEKVSTTVAPTTQEISKPFKRLEPLNVTTAVHPTHSTDGDGKGGLASESTDPGLVAGIVIGVASLGLLLLALVAVLCYRHYLHRNVTSMNFDNPVYRKTTEDQFSLEKNRFPLPTATVGEEAQEPLTSPGTNDYV from the exons ACGACACCTGTCGATCTGACGAGTTTACGTGCGCAAACAAGCGATGTATCCAGAGAACGTGGGTATGCGACAGCGACGACGATTGCGGAGACGGCAGCGACGAGCAAGATTGCAAACCGGCCACCTGTGGTCCGTCAGAATTCGCCTGCTCCAAGAATTATTGCATAACGTCTCGATGGAAATGCGACGGTGATTTCGATTGTCCGGATAAAATCGACGAAGTTGGATGTCAG TATTTGAACGGCGAACGACCAAGCCATTGCAACAAGGACGAAGACTTCGACTGCGACGACGATTTCACGTGCATACACAAAAGCTGGGTGTGCGACGGTGAAAGAGACTGCCCCAACGGGGCCGACGAGTTGCCAAAACGGTGTCACAACGTTACATGCAGGCCGGATCAATTCCAATGCGGGGATCATCGTAATTGTATATCAG gcCACTTGTATTGCAACGGTAAAACGGAATGCGTAGATGGCAGCGACGAGAAAAATTGCACGGGCAAAACCACCGTTTGTGATCCGTCGACGCAATTCGAATGTAGCGAGGGCTCGTGTATCCCTCTTTCCAGCGTGTGCAACAAAAACCGTGATTGTATCGGTTGGGAGGACGAGAACGAAGAACTTTGTGGCGTGAACGAGTGTTCCAAGAACAACGGTGGATGTTCGCAAATTTGCATCGATCTGCCGATCGGCTTCCGGTGTGATTGTAACGCAGGATACAGGCTCATCGACAATAGGACTTGCGATG ATATAGACGAATGCTTGGAACCGGGCAGCTGTTCTCAGTTCTGTTTGAACGAAAAGGGCAGTTTCAAGTGCAGCTGTGCCCCGGGTTACCTTAAAGATCCCAGAAACCATACTCGTTGCAAGGCGGCAGAAGGTCACGCCAGTCTGCTCTTTACCAGAAGGCACGATATAAGAAAAGCGGCACTGGATCGTTTGGAGACGACGAGTATAGTGAAAGACACGAAAATGGCCGCGGCCTTGGATTTCGTCTTTCGCACCGGTATGATCTTCTGGAGCGACAGCAGCGAAAAGAAGATCTATAA AGCTCCGATAGACGAAGGCAACGAGCGTACGGTCGTAATCGACGATGGTTTAACGACGTCGGATGGACTTGCCGTTGACTGGATATACAGCCATATTTATTGGACCGATTCTAAGAAGAGTACCATAGAGCTGGCTAATTTCGAGGGTAATATGAGGAAGACGTTGATTCGAGATCGGGTACAAGAACCTAGAGCGATAGCTTTGAATCCACTGGAGGGATGGATGTTTTGGACCGATTGGAGCGACGAAGCCCGCATAGAGAAAGCGGGCATGGATGGATCTCATCGAACG GTGATAGTCGACAATGACGTACAGTGGCCAAATGGGTTGACTCTGGACTTAATTGGCAAGAAAATATACTGGGTAGACGCaaagttaaatataattgGATCGTGTAATTACGATGGTTCAGGTGTACGAACGGTTCTCTATTCTCCGGAATCATTGAGGCATCCCTTCAGTATCACGACGTTCGAAGACTACGTTTATTGGACCGACTGGGATAAGGAGGCGATATTTAAAGCAAATAAATTTACCGGTCAATCGGTCGAAGCTGTTACGTCTCTTCGAACTCTGAAATATCCAATGGTCGTTCACGTATATCATCCGTACAGACAACCAGACGGAATGAATCAATGTCAGGCTGTGAATGGTCATTGCAGTCATTTGTGTTTACCAGCGCCaagaattaattcgaaatcgCCTCTTCTTAGTTGCGCTTGTCCGGACGGCCTAAGATTGTTACCTGACGGTTTGATGTGCGTGGAGAAAG TAAGTACAACTGTAGCACCTACAACGCAAGAAATTAGTAAACCATTCAAGAGACTCGAACCTCTCAACGTAACCACGGCTGTCC ATCCAACGCATTCGACAGACGGAGATGGCAAAGGTGGTCTAGCGTCTGAATCCACAGACCCTGGTTTAGTCGCTGGGATAGTGATAGGCGTGGCGTCCTTAGGGCTGTTACTCCTCGCATTAGTAGCAGTATTATGCTATAGGCATTACCTTCATCGTAATGTAACGAGTATGAACTTTGATAATCCTGTGTATAGGAAAACCACGGAAGATCAATTTAGTCTTGAAAAGAATAGGTTTCCACTCCCCACTGCTACGGTTGGAGAAGAG GCTCAGGAACCTTTAACGAGTCCTGGAACTAATGATTACGTTTAA